From Paenibacillus sp. FSL H8-0537:
GCTCCACCTCGGTTCGCCGGTTTGCTGCCGCATGCAGCGACAAGCCGCATAATGGACTGGCTGCATCCAGCATAGCCGGATTAGAAAGCGCCATTTGCGTCCGGCCCCCGTAGTGGCGCTCCAAATGAGCCAGCATAGGGCTGCTGCTGAACCTGCCCGCCGCTTCACCGCCATCGTTTACTGTACGCCCATGCATGCCGAGCATAATAGGCTCCAGCATTTCAACGCCTAAGCCCTCCGCCAGCTCCCTCAGCAATACATAAGCATCCGCTGTAGGATGAAACAAATCCAGCTCTCCTGGCCGCTCTCCATCCGCATAGGTTCGATTCAGCTTAAGTGTAATCGTCACTTTCTTCGCCGTGCTAATAAGCGAGCTAAGCGCGACATATTCTTTTGGCGTAAAGCCATTAAACCCGTCTATCCAAATTTCCGTGTCTCGAATCGTTGAAAATTCGGACAGCCCTGTTGACAGATGAGCCAAATAATCCTCCGAATCCAAATATTGCCCAGCGAGCTCGGTCTCCAGCTTCTCGTATACAAGCTGCAGGTCATGCAGCTTGCGCTTCAGCAAGGCTGAGTCCTGCAGGGCAGAAGCTGCCTCTTCCCTGCGCTCTGCAATCATCGCCGAATTAATGCCATAACGCTTCCATTCGGTCAACAGCTCCCCAAGTCGCTCAATGAAGCCCGGCTTTCCCGCTCCATGCTCGAATAGCTCCAGCTGATTGCCCAGCCGCTGTACGATTTTGTAGAGCAGCATATTCTTGCCCTCGTCGCCAATTGGAATAAGCGCTGTTCCTCCGGTTTCCTGCATGACGCGAAGAGCAAGCCTGCGCAGGCTCAGCACCTGCGCCCGAATCATTCCCTGCAAGCCGCTGCCTCGAAGCAGCGTATACTCGGACTGAAAGGTCGCCTGTTCAGGCACAAGCAAAATAAGCGGAGCCCCGTCCGGGTCTGCGCTCAGCCTGCCGCGAATCGCATCCAGGCAATATGTCGTTTTTCCCGCTCCCGAGCGGCCCAGCACTAATTGAAGCGGCATCATGCAGCCCTACCTTCCGTTACGGTTCTATTATCAACCATACTACCATACCCGCAGCCACTTTTCACGAGCTCTTCAAACATACGTTCTTAAATATTTGGCAAAAAAACCTCTTGAACGAGCAAAAAGCATACTCGCCGTTCAAGAGGTTTCCGTTATTTGCTGCGCACCTCAAAGATGGCAAATTTCAAGTAATGCCCTTCTGTTACGCCAAGCAGCTGCGGATGATCCTTGCCTGCCGCCCGCCATTCCACAAGCCTAAGCAGCTTGCCTGCATCAGCTGCGGCCTCCTGGATCGTCTCCAGAAACAAATCAGGACGCATATGGTAGGAGCAGCTCGCCGTTACCAGATAGCCGCCTTCATTCACCAGCTTCATGCCATGCAAGTTAATATCTTTATAGCCGCGGACAGCACCTGCTACCGCATTTTTTGTTTTGGCGAACGCCGGAGGGTCCAAAATGACAACGTCCCAGGTTTGGCCTCCGCCGCTGATCGGCTTAGACGTATCCGTGCCTGCACGGCTGCGCTCCAGACGCTCCTCCAGCCCCTTCGTTTGCAGTCTCAAGTAATCAAAAGCATCGGTTACAACAAATTGTACGCGATCGGTAAAACCGTTGCGTTCCACATTGCGGCGCGCCGTATCAATGGCATGCTCGGAAATGTCCAAGCAGGTCACTTTCTTCGCCCCGTATTTACAAGCGTGCAACGTAAAGCTGCCCGTATGCGCAAAGCATTCCAGCACCGTAGCACCGTCCCAGTAGGGGAAGGTGACCTCTTTGCCATTTGCATTGACTGGAACGAGTTCCCCTGTTGTCTCTGCACTCGCGCTGCTGTCCTCGGCAGGCTTCGGCATTAGCTTAATGCCGCTGCGCAGGCCCCAGCCCTTCATCAGCGGAGCGATGGAGGCGCGATTTTCACGCTGATCATAGAAATAGCCTGTCTTCTGGCCCTCCACAATATCAACCTCAAGCTTAAGCCCATTTTCTTCGATTTCCAAAATCGCCGGGCATTCCCCGTACAGCACGCCTGTACGCTTCTCTAAGCCCTCCAGCTGTCTAACGCCGACATCGCTGCGCTCATAGATGCCGCGAGGCTCAAACACCTGGATAAGCGCTTCAATGATCGCATCGCGGTGAATGTCCATGCCGAGTGTAAGCAATTGGATGACTAGCACATCATTAAAGCGGTCAACGGTCAGGCCTGGCAAAAAATCAGCTTCTCCGTATACGAGCCTGCAATCCTGATCCGGCACAAAACGGCTGCGGTGCTCCTTCGCCTGCTGGAAACGCTCGTGGAAAAACGCAGCATCCATCGCCTCCAGCGGTTTATACGAAATAATACGCACCGTAATTTGCGATTTAGGATTCCAATAGCCCGTTGCCAGATAACGTCCTTGGTGACTGACTACGTCAACCAAGCCGCCCGGCTCCGCGGTGCCTTCCATTTTATCAATCTCGCTTGCATATACCCATGGGTGGCCCTGCTCCAACCGTTTTTTGCGCCCGCGCTGCAGCGCTATCCTTGCTCTCGTCATTATGGCAAAACCAACCTCTCTCATGCTTGTCATGCTTGTCTTGTTTGCTGCATATATGTATGGGTACATCTGTCACTCGTTTTTAGAAAAGGAGATTCAGCCCATGCTTCAT
This genomic window contains:
- a CDS encoding class I SAM-dependent rRNA methyltransferase, which encodes MTRARIALQRGRKKRLEQGHPWVYASEIDKMEGTAEPGGLVDVVSHQGRYLATGYWNPKSQITVRIISYKPLEAMDAAFFHERFQQAKEHRSRFVPDQDCRLVYGEADFLPGLTVDRFNDVLVIQLLTLGMDIHRDAIIEALIQVFEPRGIYERSDVGVRQLEGLEKRTGVLYGECPAILEIEENGLKLEVDIVEGQKTGYFYDQRENRASIAPLMKGWGLRSGIKLMPKPAEDSSASAETTGELVPVNANGKEVTFPYWDGATVLECFAHTGSFTLHACKYGAKKVTCLDISEHAIDTARRNVERNGFTDRVQFVVTDAFDYLRLQTKGLEERLERSRAGTDTSKPISGGGQTWDVVILDPPAFAKTKNAVAGAVRGYKDINLHGMKLVNEGGYLVTASCSYHMRPDLFLETIQEAAADAGKLLRLVEWRAAGKDHPQLLGVTEGHYLKFAIFEVRSK